CGTGCGCGCGCTGCGGCTTCAGGCCATATCGAAGATTAGCATTGCAGCTCGGAAACTGCAGGCTCTCCTCAAGTATAAATGTAAGCACACTGCGTGAAATTGCAGCTTTTTCCTCTAGTCCCGTTGTTCTTAAATCATATCTATAGTATCAGATCGTTGTCCAGGGAATAAGCTGGAAACTTATTTTTGTTTGGTAGTTCCACGAACGCCTATATACGTGATTGAATGTGCTCAGTAGCCGGTGGCCATGAGTCATATGCCACGTTAGCATGCTAAAGGCAACAGCAATACTACATCGCCTTCTCTCCCTTCAAACCATCACCCACTTCCCTTCTCTATTCTCATCTCGCAATCCTTCTGGAAAGGGCGCGCGCTGTGGCCGAAAGCATTGCTCCAACTTTGAGCAACGCGTCGTAAGGGAGGTTATATCGCCGACAACATTCTCACCCCCTTGCAACTGAGGTATAGCCATCGTCTTCGAAACACGAAAGGGGCATCGAGGCAGCCCTAGCACACCATGAAATCTCAAACAAGCGCCCTCTCCCCTTGCGCCCGCAAACATCTTTCGTTTGTTACGCAGCCGCAACAACCATGTCGAAGTACAAAGGGCAAAGAGTTTCTGGACCTGCCTTGCTGCAATGGCATTCTGAAATAAcggcaaagttttttttttttttaatgcagcatTGTTATAACAATGGTAGGCGGCGCTTATTCCGATCGGGACCCGTTTGCTACAAATTTTACAGCAAGTTGTGATGGATAAAAGGAGAATAGGGAACTCCAACCCACGCCAGCTGCTGCGATATCAGGGCTTGGTGATTTCCGAACTAATAACATCTTAACGCTTGTAAAACGAAAATAATTGATAAGCCTAATCCTtctggaagtaaaaaaaaaaaaaaagtttgacggCAAGTCCGCGCCGACTACAACTTCCTTTACGAAGGACACCGGCGAGGTATATATGGCCCCTCGATCGCCAGAAAGCCCAgtcacacacacgcaaacacgcgGATATCCGCAGACGTGACAATAAGCTTGACCGACCGATTTTCGCGGTGCGCGTCCGCCCGGCCCGTATAAGTGTCTTCGCAATGGCCAAAATACAAGCAGGGGCCGCTCGCACTTCCTACATAGCCATGGGCGGGCGTCGTCGTCCTCATCATCATCGAACCGCGGCCGGGCGAGTCCCCACACCGCGCCGTGCGTCGCGTGCCAGAGAGCGGGCCGCTGGCGTGAGCCCGCGGCGGGTCATGGAATATTTAATAGCCCCGAATTTCGGGCCCCGATAAAGGCGAAGAGGAGGAAGCGAGGAGGGGGCACACCCAATCGTGGCGCGCTGCTAAACGCTGCCGTCGCCGCTGTGCTGCCTTCTTCTTCGTcagccgcgcgcgccggctggaCTTGGGCGCGCTGACGTCAAAGAGTGCGCTCGCGCCTCCCACTCCAGGCGCTGTGCTCGGAACAATGCCTTCGTCCGTGTACCGCAGCTGCGAAGGAAGCACGGTGACGACGACGTCGGCCAGACGCGACACAGCTCGCGGTGTTATACGTGCGTATATACGCCGGTGTGCCTTGCTGGCCTCGCCGCCGACCAGTGGGCCCCGACTCCATCCATATGTCGGAAGAGAGAGGATGTCGGGCCAAAAGAGTGAGGTTTGTTCTTGTTCTCAATTAATGACTCGTGGCGAACAGGTCAAGAAGCAGGCGGTAAGAGAAAGTGTTCCCGGACAGTGGCTTCCGGCCCTCTTCATTGTTTTCTTCTTGCTTGTCTTCTACTTCGTTTCCTCAATCGTAATACAGTCCTAAACGCGCTTCCGGTAGGTAAGCGAAGAGTGTAAAACGACAAGTTCGCATTGTTTTTTGCCCCCAGATACAGCAGCGGCATAACAGCAATGGCGCCCTGCCGATGACGTAACGTATACCGTACTTGCAGCGGCCGTTTCTTGTACGAGTTCGCCTTTATAAGAGCACGGGGTGAGTCAGTGTATGCGGAGTTATATACAAATCGCCACgttaacggggggggggggggggggggggggaagacaaAGGGATCTTCAGTGGTAGCATTTCTTGCGAGTCAGCTTTGCGCTGTGGCCGTTGCCCCTCGAAGCTGCGCTTGGCATTATTACCCTTGCAAATGGCGTGACAGGTCCTCCGATGTTAGTTGCAGCTGGCAGCTGGTGAGAAGGTTGAGATTCGCCCCTCTTGTTTCGCCactggtcgaaaaaaaaaaaaaaaaaaaaactcaagccACCTATTTGTCACCTGAACCTTCTCCCTCGCTTCTCTTCCACACTTAAGACTTAATCCCTGTCCCTGAACATGCGGGTTCTTCCTTTTAAGCATAACTTAAGAGTTACATCTCTCAAGGTTAGACGCTCGGACCGGTTAGTGCAACCACGATATTTGTCTATCGCGGCGAAAATTTTTGGTGAAATTTTTGGTAAGCATCGTTCTCGCTAGGATATTGGATACACCGGTTTGATTTGCcgtacatttcttttttattagATGGATGGATGAGAATAGGAAGTGTACAGGAATTGCATGAGTTCGGCTTGCAGAGGACGAAAATACGGCTGGCGGTCTCTGGAATGGGGCCTTCGTCCTACTTACAGCGGGTGTTAATCGGCTGACGATGACGTACCTTTGGCGAATCGATGCGAAGAGTTGTTTCAATCATTCGGTCAACAAATGAACCGTTTGGTTTGCCATGGTGCGATGACGGCGACACCGTCTGTTAACGCCGCGTCAGGTTTGCCTGTCTTTTTTCGGTAAAGGTTGTAGACAAGTGTCCGCTATTTCGCTGCTACACCGACGCGTTAGCGTGTCTGAGTTGTTGCATCGAAACAGTGCTTGGCGGTGGCGGGACGGTGTGAAGCAACGCTAGTGACGATCAGGAGGGCTCCAGTTAAATGTTTGTTCACTGCGGCAtgtcagcaaaaaaagaaaagaataacgGTGAACGTACTGATAGCCGACTAAGCAGATACGAATGGTACGTCGACGCATGTAGCTTTAAGTTGCCCCATTGCATCTCAAGTATTTCGCTCAACAAGATTAACACTACTTCCCACCAGTGTCTCCTATATTAGGAGGCATTGACCCCACCCATCTCTCTAatctcttcctcttcttttttcacTGTCCTTCGCTTGAATTACTGTTATTCCTGTATTTTCATTACAGATGAAGAGCAGCGCAAGGAAACGAGCGATAAGAGAAGCATCGAAGAGGACTTATCACCGAAGGACGCGCATGGCTTCGGCAGTCTCTACACCTTCGTCACGTTCTCGAGCACTCTCGCCCTTCAACTTCTCAGTCCGGCGACCGGGACAATGGACACCATGCGAGACAACGCACGCCCTGGGGCTGACTCGAGCTGCCCGTGCAAAACTGGAACCTTTGCGTTGTTTTGTTCGTTCGGCTCGAGTTAGGAACCGGCGTGGAAGCGCCGTTGGAAGAAGCTGGCACCCCTTCTTCTCACCGTCTCGCCCTGCCTGCCCTTTCCCGTCTCGGCGGGGGTGCTCCCCGAAGTGTTCAATAAAGGTTTACTGCAATTTTGCTAACTCCGGTCTACGTGTGCTGTACGTTCAACGTAGGCGCAAGGCTGATAAATGTCAGATAACATATCGTGCGCCTAGTACAAGGCTGTACTCTCTTACAGGGACTCCCGCACCTGTACGCAGATATAAGACGAGAACACATTGTTACACACAAGGGTGACGACCCCGCGGTGTCTATAACGCAGTGACCTTGTTCGCTAGTGAAAGCCGCAAT
This genomic stretch from Dermacentor silvarum isolate Dsil-2018 chromosome 2, BIME_Dsil_1.4, whole genome shotgun sequence harbors:
- the LOC119442748 gene encoding uncharacterized protein LOC119442748 isoform X1 produces the protein MEEGERERVVVESRVAGVAAAHYNVLSDHLCSARAKAHGCCGSNAGSRRLARRRQQQLTSRREVHIDRGGHVTAGVCTPVCMCVCRQPGPHDGGLSVSARSPDAAVGLLARSLVGTRDARSVDRGRLCTWQERKTETFPPAAAVCIKMKSSARKRAIREASKRTYHRRTRMASAVSTPSSRSRALSPFNFSVRRPGQWTPCETTHALGLTRAARAKLEPLRCFVRSARVRNRRGSAVGRSWHPFFSPSRPACPFPSRRGCSPKCSIKVYCNFANSGLRVLYVQRRRKADKCQITYRAPSTRLYSLTGTPAPVRRYKTRTHCYTQG